The following proteins are co-located in the Phyllostomus discolor isolate MPI-MPIP mPhyDis1 chromosome 1, mPhyDis1.pri.v3, whole genome shotgun sequence genome:
- the IGDCC3 gene encoding immunoglobulin superfamily DCC subclass member 3 isoform X3, with translation MLANGSLMIHHFLLDRGGSPSDEGDYECVAQNRFGLVVSRKARIQAATMSDFHVHPQAVSGEEGGVARFQCQIHGLPKPLIMWEKNRVPIDTDNERYTLLPKGVLQITGLRAEDSGVFHCVASNIASVRVSHGARLTVSGSGSGAYKEPMILVGPENLTLTVHQTAVLECVATGNPRPIVSWSRLDGRPIGVEGIQVLGTGNLIISDVTVQHSGVYVCAANRPGTRVRRTAQGRLVVQAPAEFVQHPQSISRPAGTTAMFTCQAQGEPPPHVTWLKNGQVLGPGGHVRLKNNNSTLTISGIGPEDEAIYQCVAENSAGSSQASARLTVLWAEGLPGPPINVRAVSVSSTEVRVSWSEPLANTKEIIGYVLHIRKAADPPELEYQEAVSKSTFQHLVSDLEPSTAYSFYIKAYTPRGASSASPPTLVSTPGEAPAPPALSVRVLGGSTLQLLWEPWPRLAQHEGGFKLFYRPASKASFTGPILLPGTVSSYNLSQLDPSVVYEVKLLAYNQHGDGNATVRFVSLRGVSERTALSPPCDCRKEEATNQMSTTGIVIGIHIGVTCIIFCVLFLLFGQRGRVLLCKDVENQLSPPQGPRGQRDPGVLALNGARLGDRGHLSQDEKRVDMKELEQLFPPGGAAGQPDPSPSPSPSPTQDLVGPALCEETQLSTLPLQGFGLREERTSEAKAPRVGPEAAPPPQDQGSGLLSEGHAAPTRSAPATAQATAQSALSGQ, from the exons CCATGTCGGACTTCCACGTGCATCCCCAGGCCGTCTCGGGGGAGGAGGGCGGCGTGGCCCGCTTCCAGTGCCAGATCCATGGCCTCCCCAAGCCCCTGATCATGTGGGAGAAGAACAGAGTCCCCATCGATACGGACAACGAGAG GTACACACTGCTGCCCAAGGGCGTCCTGCAGATCACGGGACTTCGAGCAGAGGACAGTGGCGTCTTCCATTGTGTGGCCTCGAACATTGCCAGTGTCCGTGTCAGCCACGGGGCCAGGCTCACTGTGTCAG GCTCGGGCTCCGGGGCCTACAAGGAGCCTATGATCCTCGTGGGGCCTGAGAACCTCACCCTGACCGTGCACCAGACCGCGGTGCTGGAGTGTGTCGCCACGGGCAACCCGCGCCCCATTGTGTCCTGGAGCCGCCTGG atgGCCGCCCCATCGGGGTGGAGGGCATCCAGGTGCTGGGCACAGGGAACCTCATCATCTCAGACGTGACCGTCCAGCACTCGGGCGTCTACGTCTGCGCGGCCAACAGGCCCGGCACCCGGGTGAGAAGAACGGCACAGGGCCGGCTGGTGGTGCAAG CCCCAGCAGAGTTTGTCCAGCACCCCCAGTCCATCTCCAGGCCAGCTGGGACCACCGCCATGTTCACGTGCCAAGCGCAGGGCGAGCCGCCCCCTCACGTCACGTGGCTGAAGAATGGACAGGTGCTGGGGCCCGGAGGCCACGTCAGGCTCAAGAATAACAACag CACCCTGACCATTTCTGGAATCGGCCCCGAAGATGAGGCCATCTACCAGTGTGTGGCCGAGAACAGTGCTGGCTCCTCACAGGCCAGTGCGAGGCTGACCGTACTGTGGGCGGAGGGGCTGCCCGGGCCCCCGATCAACGTGCGAGCGGTCTCCGTGTCATCCACTGAGGTCCGAGTGTCCTGGAGTGAGCCCCTGGCCAACACCAAGGAGATCATCGGCTACGTCCTGCACATCCGGAAGGCTGCTG ACCCACCAGAGCTGGAGTATCAGGAAGCAGTCAGCAAGAGCACCTTTCAGCACCTGGTGAGCGACCTGGAGCCCTCCACAGCCTACAGCTTCTACATCAAGGCCTATACGCCTCGGGGGGCCAGCTCGGCCTCGCCCCCCACGCTGGTCAGCACCCCAGGTGAAG CGCCCGCCCCTCCTGCGCTGTCAGTGCGAGTCCTGGGCGGCTCCACCCTGCAGCTGCTGTGGGAGCCCTGGCCCCGGCTAGCCCAGCATGAGGGCGGCTTCAAGCTGTTTTACCGCCCAGCCAGCAAGGCCTCCTTCACTGGCCCCATCCTGCTGCCTGGGACTGTCTCCTCCTACAACCTCAGCCAGCTCG ACCCCTCTGTGGTGTACGAGGTGAAGCTGCTCGCCTACAACCAGCACGGTGATGGCAACGCCACGGTCCGCTTTGTGTCTTTGAGAGGAGTTTCTGAGAGGACAg CCCTGAGCCCACCATGTGACTGCCGGAAGGAGGAAGCCACCAACCAGATGTCCACCACAGGCATCGTCATCGGCATCCACATCGGGGTCACCTGCATCATCTTCTGTGTCCTCTTCCTCCTGTTTGGCCAAAGGGGcag GGTCCTCTTGTGTAAGGACGTAGAAAACCAGCTGTCCCCTCCTCAGGGCCCCCGGGGCCAGAGAGACCCCGGTGTCCTGGCACTGAATGGGGCCAGACTAGGAGATCGAGGCCACCTGAGCCAAGACGAGAAACGAGTGGACATGAAGGAACTGGAGCAGCTGTTCCCCCCGGGTGGGGCCGCAGGCCAACccgaccccagccccagccccagccccagccccacg CAGGATCTGGTGGGCCCCGCCCTGTGCGAGGAGACCCAGCTCTCCACGCTGCCCCTGCAGGGGTTCGGCCTCCGGGAGGAGAGGACTTCGGAGGCCAAGGCCCCCCGCGTGGGCCCCGAAgcagcgcccccaccccaggaccaaGGCTCCGGCCTCCTCAGTGAAGGACACGCTGCCCCGACTCGCTCGGCACCAGCTACTGCCCAGGCTACTGCCCAGTCCGCTCTCTCGGGGCAGTAG